A single genomic interval of Nocardioides nitrophenolicus harbors:
- a CDS encoding ABC transporter permease gives MTTLIDPHPAPAVPLTPTGLPARPTLRDTVDQTLAMAWRATKKMRRNPEQFFDVTIQPLLFTAMFAYVFGGAISGSVTDYLPLIIPGILAQTALTSCMAMGTQLREDMDKGVFDRFRSLPIARIAPLAGPALADVIRYMIAATLTILVGLAMGYRPGGGVPGVLGGWLLTIVAAWSLAWIFTWLGTVARSAQAVQGISMMIMFPLTFLSNAFVPADSLPGWLEAFVKVNPVSHVVTACRDLINEGQVTAEVGWALLGCAAVVAIFAPLAVRSYARKV, from the coding sequence ATGACCACGCTCATCGACCCCCACCCGGCGCCCGCCGTACCGCTGACGCCGACCGGGCTGCCGGCCCGGCCCACCCTGCGCGACACCGTCGACCAGACCCTGGCGATGGCGTGGCGGGCGACCAAGAAGATGCGCCGCAACCCGGAGCAGTTCTTCGACGTCACCATCCAGCCGCTGCTGTTCACGGCGATGTTCGCCTACGTCTTCGGCGGCGCGATCTCCGGGAGCGTCACGGACTACCTGCCGCTGATCATCCCCGGGATCCTGGCCCAGACCGCGCTCACCTCCTGCATGGCGATGGGCACCCAGCTGCGCGAGGACATGGACAAGGGCGTCTTCGACCGCTTCCGGTCGCTGCCGATCGCCCGGATCGCCCCGCTCGCGGGACCGGCGCTGGCCGACGTCATCCGCTACATGATCGCCGCGACCCTGACCATCCTGGTCGGCCTGGCGATGGGCTACCGCCCCGGCGGCGGCGTGCCCGGCGTCCTCGGCGGCTGGCTGCTCACGATCGTCGCCGCCTGGTCGCTGGCCTGGATCTTCACCTGGCTCGGCACCGTCGCCCGCTCGGCGCAGGCGGTGCAGGGCATCTCGATGATGATCATGTTCCCGCTGACCTTCCTGTCCAACGCCTTCGTGCCCGCGGACTCGCTGCCCGGCTGGCTCGAGGCGTTCGTGAAGGTGAACCCGGTCTCGCACGTCGTCACGGCCTGCCGCGACCTGATCAACGAGGGCCAGGTCACCGCCGAGGTCGGCTGGGCGCTGCTCGGCTGCGCGGCGGTGGTGGCGATCTTCGCGCCGCTGGCGGTGCGGTCGTACGCCCGGAAGGTCTAG
- a CDS encoding ATP-binding protein, whose amino-acid sequence MVSRARAATAPGVVERAGHGYRLALDTGDVDVWASDQAVEAARRAAAAGAWSEAAAYLPQLGADPVLAGRVLSALGRHDEALPLLAAAGADGTDRTAGDDLAFAALLRSEAAVRGVPAALTRYEDHRSRLADRLGIDPAPELQALHHELLLLDRPVRSGLAHYASSLVGRTDDLARLRALVGSHRVVSILGPGGLGKTRLAQLVAAEADQPVVHVVELVGVVDPADVVAEVGSALGVRDSLSSRHGLTPAQLRDIRSRIAQQLDQAPTLLVLDNCEHLVEAVADLVAFLVAVTPSLRVLTTTRAPLAIAAEHVFELRRLDRADAADLFRQRALAARPGVVLPDDAVDEVVERLDGLPLAIELAAVKVRAMSVPDIAARLENRFALLRGGDRSAPDRHQTLLAVIDWSWNLLAERDRRGLRRLSVFQDGFTLEAAERLLGADALASVEELVAQSLLTVLDPGAGEPLRYRMLETVREFGRMQLVDAGEQAEAQAAHQAWAVAFADRHGAALFSRDQVVTIDAVAVEEGNLADALRKALAAPDPDAVVALMALLGGFWSIRGEHARVIMLCEPLAAAVADYEPGPERVDQARAALALTLVNSWIAQLDVLADVHARLAALGPGTTSPRIAAVVTVVLGARDAGNAHDATAGLGEVAGLDSSDPMIRGVALQWTSHARENAGDIEGAIDAAEEALEVVTDDVGPWSRAVLHTQLAGLYSQLGQVDRAEPHARAAGPVLARLGAREDALQTLTVSAVAALVRGDPDAAERALDEVTAYAGVDHAGSLGTEGTVLATRAEIAFARGEVEEGCRLVRRAATTMSALRFPGMGRDADLAPWTIYGNGVAAVALSAHGRDDDGADLYSWLTAAAPRVLGREPGFVDIPVVGLLLHAIGLWGLRKRALADEDAIRLLVLAARCASPRFIPTLDWSHVVTLAEERRPGLLAAVDATYDERRGLDLLDEVRDVVGRLFGPPPVL is encoded by the coding sequence GTGGTCTCCCGGGCCCGGGCGGCGACCGCGCCCGGGGTCGTGGAACGGGCCGGACACGGCTACCGGCTCGCCCTCGACACCGGTGACGTCGACGTGTGGGCGAGCGACCAGGCGGTCGAGGCCGCGCGCCGGGCAGCGGCCGCGGGGGCGTGGAGCGAGGCCGCGGCGTACCTGCCCCAGCTCGGCGCGGATCCGGTGCTCGCCGGCCGCGTCCTCTCCGCGCTGGGCCGCCACGACGAGGCGCTGCCGCTGCTCGCCGCGGCGGGCGCCGACGGCACCGACCGCACCGCCGGCGACGACCTCGCCTTCGCCGCCCTGCTGCGCAGCGAGGCCGCGGTCCGGGGCGTGCCCGCTGCGCTGACCCGCTACGAGGACCATCGCTCCCGGCTGGCCGATCGCCTCGGCATCGACCCGGCGCCGGAGCTGCAGGCGCTCCACCACGAGCTGCTGCTCCTCGACCGGCCGGTCCGCTCCGGCCTGGCCCACTACGCCAGCAGCCTGGTGGGCCGCACCGACGATCTCGCCCGGCTGCGCGCGCTGGTCGGCTCCCATCGGGTGGTGTCGATCCTGGGGCCCGGTGGTCTCGGCAAGACCCGGCTGGCCCAGCTGGTGGCGGCCGAGGCCGACCAGCCGGTGGTCCACGTGGTCGAGCTGGTGGGTGTCGTGGACCCGGCCGACGTCGTCGCCGAGGTCGGCTCGGCGCTCGGCGTCCGCGACTCGCTGAGCAGTCGACACGGGCTGACCCCCGCGCAGCTGCGCGACATCCGGTCCCGGATCGCCCAGCAGCTCGACCAGGCCCCGACCCTGCTGGTCCTCGACAACTGCGAGCACCTCGTCGAGGCCGTCGCCGACCTGGTCGCCTTCCTGGTCGCGGTGACGCCGTCGCTGCGGGTGCTCACCACCACCCGCGCCCCGCTGGCCATCGCCGCCGAGCACGTCTTCGAGCTGCGCCGGCTCGACCGCGCCGACGCCGCCGACCTCTTCCGCCAGCGGGCCCTCGCGGCCCGGCCCGGTGTGGTGCTGCCGGATGACGCGGTCGACGAGGTGGTCGAGCGCCTCGACGGCCTGCCCCTCGCGATCGAGCTGGCCGCGGTGAAGGTGCGCGCGATGTCCGTCCCCGACATCGCGGCCCGGCTGGAGAACCGGTTCGCGCTGCTCCGCGGTGGCGACCGCAGCGCTCCCGACCGGCACCAGACCCTGCTCGCCGTCATCGACTGGTCCTGGAACCTGCTGGCCGAGCGCGACCGCCGCGGCCTGCGCCGGCTCTCGGTCTTCCAGGACGGGTTCACCCTCGAGGCCGCCGAGCGGCTGCTCGGCGCGGACGCATTGGCCTCCGTCGAGGAGCTGGTCGCCCAGTCCCTGCTCACCGTGCTCGATCCCGGGGCCGGGGAGCCGCTGCGCTACCGCATGCTCGAGACCGTCCGAGAGTTCGGCCGGATGCAGCTCGTCGACGCGGGGGAGCAGGCCGAGGCCCAGGCCGCCCACCAGGCGTGGGCGGTCGCCTTCGCCGACCGCCACGGCGCCGCCCTCTTCTCCCGCGACCAGGTCGTCACCATCGACGCCGTCGCGGTCGAGGAGGGCAATCTCGCCGACGCGCTGCGCAAGGCCCTGGCCGCGCCGGACCCCGACGCCGTGGTCGCGCTGATGGCGCTGCTCGGCGGCTTCTGGAGCATCCGCGGCGAGCACGCCCGGGTGATCATGCTCTGCGAGCCGCTGGCCGCCGCCGTCGCCGACTACGAGCCCGGCCCCGAGCGGGTCGACCAGGCCCGGGCCGCGCTGGCGCTGACCCTGGTCAACTCCTGGATCGCCCAGCTCGACGTCCTCGCCGACGTGCATGCCCGGCTCGCCGCGCTCGGCCCCGGTACGACGAGCCCGCGGATCGCGGCCGTCGTCACGGTCGTCCTCGGGGCGCGCGACGCCGGCAACGCTCATGACGCCACCGCCGGGCTCGGGGAGGTCGCCGGGCTCGACTCGTCCGACCCGATGATCCGCGGCGTCGCCCTCCAGTGGACCAGCCACGCCCGCGAGAACGCCGGTGACATCGAGGGCGCCATCGACGCCGCCGAGGAGGCGCTGGAGGTGGTGACCGACGACGTGGGGCCGTGGAGCCGAGCGGTGCTGCACACCCAGCTCGCCGGTCTCTACAGCCAGCTCGGCCAGGTCGACCGCGCGGAGCCGCACGCCCGGGCTGCCGGGCCGGTCCTGGCCCGCCTCGGCGCGCGCGAGGACGCCCTGCAGACCCTGACCGTGTCGGCGGTGGCCGCGCTGGTGCGCGGTGACCCCGACGCGGCCGAGCGCGCGCTCGACGAGGTGACGGCGTACGCCGGCGTCGACCACGCCGGCAGTCTCGGCACCGAGGGCACCGTCCTGGCCACCCGCGCCGAGATCGCCTTCGCCCGGGGCGAGGTCGAGGAAGGCTGTCGGCTGGTGCGCCGGGCGGCGACCACGATGAGCGCGCTCCGCTTCCCCGGGATGGGTCGCGACGCCGACCTGGCGCCGTGGACCATCTACGGCAACGGCGTCGCGGCGGTGGCGCTGTCCGCCCACGGCCGCGACGACGACGGAGCCGACCTGTACTCCTGGCTGACCGCCGCCGCCCCGCGGGTGCTCGGCCGGGAGCCGGGATTCGTCGACATCCCCGTCGTCGGGCTGCTGCTCCACGCCATCGGCCTGTGGGGCCTGCGCAAGCGCGCCCTGGCCGACGAGGACGCCATCCGGCTGCTGGTCCTCGCCGCGCGCTGTGCCTCACCGCGCTTCATCCCGACCCTCGACTGGTCCCACGTCGTCACGCTGGCCGAGGAGCGGCGCCCGGGCCTGCTCGCCGCGGTCGACGCGACGTACGACGAGCGCCGCGGGCTCGACCTGTTGGACGAGGTCCGCGACGTCGTCGGGCGGCTGTTCGGACCGCCCCCGGTGCTCTAG
- the pheT gene encoding phenylalanine--tRNA ligase subunit beta encodes MKAPVSWIRELVDLPASVTTEVLTDRLTALGLKLEAIESADITGPLVIGRVLTKEPEPQKNGKTINWCSVDVGDANGTGEPQGIVCGAHNFEPGDLVVVILPGGVLPGGFAISARKTYGHVSAGMICSVRELGIGDDHDGILVLPPDAGAPGDDAFGLLGLDDEVIEFEINPDRAYALSLRGVAREAALGFDVPFVDPAGRELPEADGKAWEVVVDDPAGCPVFAARLVSGFDPAAPTPDFVKRRVEQAGMRSISLAVDVTNYVMLELGQPIHGYDADKVAGALGVRRAREGERLTTLDDVVRTLSTEDLVITDDSGPIGLAGVMGGATTEMSDTTTRILVEAAHWDATSMFRTGRRHKLTSEAGKRNERGVDPLLPGIAADRVVELLVAHGGATAEPGYTLVGTPPERPVITIATDLPARLSGIDITAMTTVESLRAIGATVTEQDADTIDVLPPSWRPDLNDPYDLVEEVVRIVGYDQVPSVLPRRATGRGLTRTQRLRRRVGRTLAGAGLVEVVSFPFVGEATFDRLGLPADDPRRVTVGLANPLSSEEPAYTTTLLPGLLEAAARNVGRGAPGVALFETGTVAFPADNGPAPIYGVHTRPSEAELEKLVEALPVQPQHLAVVLAGERRRAGWWGAGTDAGWTDALAVVRRLAADLGVTVQVAAAGRMPWHPGRCALISIDGVEIGHAGELHPNVCRGYGLPPRSAAVELDLDALMAAATEVVPGPEFSTMPLAKEDVALVVDAEVTVAAVEAALREGAGELLESIRLFDVYTGEQIDDGRKSLAFALRFRAPDRTLTEAETGAARDAAVARAAELTGAVQR; translated from the coding sequence GTGAAGGCCCCTGTCTCCTGGATCCGGGAGCTCGTCGACCTGCCCGCGTCGGTCACCACCGAGGTGCTGACCGACCGGCTCACCGCGCTCGGACTCAAGCTCGAGGCGATCGAGTCCGCCGACATCACCGGCCCGCTCGTCATCGGCCGGGTGCTCACCAAGGAGCCCGAGCCGCAGAAGAACGGCAAGACCATCAACTGGTGCTCGGTCGACGTGGGTGACGCCAACGGCACCGGTGAGCCCCAGGGCATCGTCTGCGGCGCCCACAACTTCGAGCCCGGTGACCTGGTCGTCGTCATCCTGCCCGGCGGCGTGCTGCCCGGCGGCTTCGCGATCTCCGCGCGCAAGACCTACGGCCACGTCTCGGCCGGCATGATCTGCTCGGTCCGCGAGCTCGGCATCGGCGACGACCACGACGGCATCCTGGTGCTGCCGCCCGACGCCGGCGCCCCCGGCGACGACGCCTTCGGCCTGCTCGGGCTCGACGACGAGGTCATCGAGTTCGAGATCAACCCCGACCGCGCCTACGCCCTCTCCCTGCGCGGCGTGGCCCGCGAGGCCGCGCTCGGCTTCGACGTTCCGTTCGTCGACCCGGCCGGGCGCGAGCTCCCCGAGGCCGACGGCAAGGCCTGGGAGGTCGTCGTCGACGACCCCGCCGGCTGCCCCGTCTTCGCGGCGCGCCTGGTCAGCGGGTTCGACCCCGCGGCGCCCACGCCCGACTTCGTCAAGCGCCGTGTCGAGCAGGCCGGCATGCGCTCGATCTCGCTCGCCGTCGACGTCACCAACTACGTCATGCTCGAGCTCGGCCAGCCGATCCACGGCTACGACGCCGACAAGGTCGCGGGAGCACTCGGCGTCCGCCGGGCCCGTGAGGGGGAGCGGCTCACCACCCTCGACGACGTGGTGCGTACGCTCAGCACCGAGGACCTCGTCATCACCGACGACTCCGGCCCGATCGGGCTCGCCGGCGTGATGGGCGGGGCCACCACCGAGATGTCCGACACCACGACCCGGATCCTCGTCGAGGCCGCCCACTGGGACGCCACCTCGATGTTCCGCACCGGACGCCGCCACAAGCTGACCTCCGAGGCCGGCAAGCGCAACGAGCGCGGCGTCGACCCGCTGCTGCCCGGCATCGCCGCCGACCGCGTGGTCGAGCTGCTCGTCGCCCACGGCGGCGCGACCGCCGAGCCCGGCTACACCCTGGTCGGCACGCCTCCCGAGCGGCCGGTCATCACCATCGCCACCGACCTGCCCGCCCGGCTCAGCGGCATCGACATCACCGCGATGACCACCGTCGAGAGCCTCCGCGCGATCGGCGCCACGGTCACCGAGCAGGACGCCGACACGATCGATGTGCTGCCGCCGAGCTGGCGCCCCGACCTCAACGACCCCTACGACCTGGTCGAGGAGGTCGTCCGGATCGTCGGCTACGACCAGGTGCCGAGCGTGCTGCCGCGCCGGGCCACCGGGCGCGGCCTGACCCGCACCCAGCGGCTGCGCCGCCGCGTCGGCCGCACCCTCGCCGGCGCCGGGCTGGTCGAGGTGGTCAGCTTCCCGTTCGTCGGCGAGGCGACCTTCGACAGGCTCGGGCTGCCCGCCGACGACCCGCGCCGGGTGACCGTCGGGCTCGCCAACCCGCTGTCGAGCGAGGAGCCCGCCTACACCACGACGCTGCTGCCCGGGCTGCTCGAGGCCGCCGCGCGCAATGTCGGCCGGGGTGCGCCCGGCGTCGCCCTGTTCGAGACCGGCACCGTCGCCTTCCCGGCCGACAACGGACCGGCCCCGATCTACGGCGTGCACACCCGGCCGTCCGAGGCCGAGCTCGAGAAGCTGGTCGAGGCGCTGCCCGTGCAGCCGCAGCATCTCGCCGTGGTGCTCGCCGGCGAGCGGCGTCGCGCCGGTTGGTGGGGTGCCGGGACCGACGCCGGCTGGACCGACGCGCTGGCCGTCGTACGCCGGCTCGCAGCCGACCTCGGCGTCACCGTCCAGGTCGCCGCGGCCGGCCGGATGCCGTGGCACCCCGGCCGCTGCGCGCTGATCAGCATCGACGGCGTCGAGATCGGCCACGCCGGTGAGCTGCACCCCAATGTGTGCCGTGGCTACGGCCTGCCGCCGCGCAGTGCCGCCGTCGAGCTCGACCTCGACGCGCTGATGGCCGCCGCCACCGAGGTCGTCCCGGGACCGGAGTTCTCCACGATGCCGCTGGCCAAGGAGGACGTCGCGCTGGTGGTCGACGCCGAGGTCACGGTCGCCGCCGTCGAGGCCGCGCTGCGCGAGGGCGCGGGCGAGCTGCTGGAGTCCATCCGGCTCTTCGACGTCTACACCGGCGAGCAGATCGACGACGGCCGGAAGTCGCTGGCGTTCGCGCTGCGCTTCCGCGCGCCCGACCGCACCCTCACCGAGGCCGAGACCGGCGCCGCGCGGGACGCCGCGGTGGCCCGGGCCGCGGAGCTGACGGGAGCGGTGCAACGCTGA
- the pheS gene encoding phenylalanine--tRNA ligase subunit alpha, translated as MSGPNTDYDPVEVAAVSPAELEAARDAALAAIAAATDLEQLKAVRVEHAGDRSPLALANREIGALPPQARKEAGQRVGQARGAVSQALAARQEVLEAEHEARILVEEAVDVTLPTDADPVGARHPLTTGAELIADIFVAMGWEVAEGPVIEAEWLNFDALNLGPDHPARTMQDTFWTEPADHHVVLRTHTSPVQARTMLTRQPPIYVVCPGRVFRTDEYDATHSPMFHQVEGLAIDEGISMAHLKGTLDHFASQMFGEGITTRFRPSYFPFTEPSAEVDLVCFVCRGVDSDQCRTCRGEGWIEWGGCGIVNPRVLQACGVDSERYSGFAFGMGIDRTLMFRHGLEDLRTLFEGDVRFTTAFGSEL; from the coding sequence ATGTCTGGCCCGAACACTGACTACGACCCCGTGGAGGTCGCCGCCGTGAGCCCTGCCGAGCTCGAAGCGGCGCGCGACGCCGCCCTCGCCGCGATCGCCGCCGCCACCGACCTGGAGCAGCTCAAGGCGGTGCGCGTCGAGCACGCCGGCGACCGCTCGCCGCTCGCCCTGGCCAACCGCGAGATCGGCGCGCTGCCGCCCCAGGCCCGCAAGGAGGCCGGCCAGCGCGTCGGCCAGGCCCGCGGCGCCGTGAGCCAGGCCCTCGCCGCGCGCCAGGAGGTGCTCGAGGCCGAGCACGAGGCGCGGATCCTCGTCGAGGAGGCGGTCGACGTCACGCTGCCGACCGACGCCGATCCGGTGGGCGCGCGCCACCCGCTCACCACCGGCGCCGAGCTGATCGCCGACATCTTCGTCGCGATGGGCTGGGAGGTCGCCGAGGGCCCGGTCATCGAGGCCGAGTGGCTCAACTTCGACGCGCTCAACCTGGGCCCCGACCACCCGGCGCGCACCATGCAGGACACCTTCTGGACCGAGCCGGCCGACCACCACGTCGTGCTGCGCACCCACACCAGCCCGGTCCAGGCGCGCACCATGCTCACCCGGCAGCCGCCGATCTACGTCGTGTGCCCCGGGCGCGTGTTCCGCACCGACGAGTACGACGCCACCCACTCGCCGATGTTCCACCAGGTCGAGGGCCTGGCCATCGACGAGGGCATCTCGATGGCCCACCTCAAGGGCACCCTCGACCACTTCGCGAGCCAGATGTTCGGCGAGGGGATCACCACGCGCTTCCGGCCGTCGTACTTCCCCTTCACCGAGCCGTCGGCCGAGGTCGACCTGGTCTGCTTCGTGTGCCGCGGGGTCGACAGCGACCAGTGCCGCACCTGCCGCGGCGAGGGCTGGATCGAGTGGGGCGGCTGCGGCATCGTCAACCCGCGCGTGCTCCAGGCCTGCGGTGTCGACTCGGAGCGCTACTCCGGCTTCGCCTTCGGCATGGGCATCGACCGGACCCTGATGTTCCGGCACGGCCTCGAGGACCTGCGCACCCTGTTCGAGGGCGACGTGCGCTTCACCACGGCATTCGGGAGTGAACTGTGA
- a CDS encoding DinB family protein — MTEGQDVAVLRHYLTGAREALLWKLDGLGERALRLPRTPTGTSLLGTILHCANVEIGYFGPTFGRAWPEPDHPALIPEDAYDADPQADWTVPADLPAAELIAFYGRVGAFADTALVELPLDAPGRVSWWPEDRAATTLQEIAVHVLCDLQRHAGQLDILREQVDGAAGLRPAMSNLPDDVDWPAYVDRLTGIAERFPA, encoded by the coding sequence ATGACCGAGGGCCAGGACGTCGCCGTGCTCCGCCACTACCTCACCGGCGCCCGCGAGGCACTGCTCTGGAAGCTCGACGGCCTGGGGGAGCGTGCGCTGCGGCTGCCCCGCACGCCCACCGGCACCAGCCTGCTCGGCACGATCCTGCACTGCGCCAACGTCGAGATCGGCTACTTCGGCCCGACCTTCGGCCGGGCCTGGCCCGAGCCCGACCACCCGGCGCTCATCCCCGAGGACGCCTACGACGCCGATCCTCAGGCCGACTGGACCGTGCCCGCCGACCTCCCCGCGGCCGAGCTGATCGCGTTCTACGGCCGGGTCGGTGCCTTCGCCGACACCGCGCTCGTGGAGCTGCCGCTCGACGCCCCCGGCCGGGTGTCGTGGTGGCCCGAGGACCGCGCCGCGACCACGCTGCAGGAGATCGCGGTCCACGTCCTGTGCGACCTCCAGCGCCACGCCGGGCAGCTCGACATCCTCCGCGAGCAGGTCGACGGAGCAGCCGGACTGCGCCCCGCGATGAGCAACCTGCCCGACGACGTGGACTGGCCCGCGTACGTCGACCGGCTGACCGGGATCGCCGAGCGCTTCCCCGCGTAG
- a CDS encoding sensor histidine kinase, with the protein MSDPLDPLDLLPDGVVLAGADGTVRAVNAVAATMLAVDRGDAVGRPLDEVLALTDHDARTWTDANAPYVGLSTRSGIPEQSWLLPDGTEVLVTARLHREVRNGPVSAVAVDLRSGRGRARLDRDRSDLVATLAHELRSPLTGVKGFVQALLNRWDKLTDEQKRLMLTTASADADRLSRLITELLDVARIDTGRLQLHRRPTELGRKTELVRDSIAVVTSTPIELEVEPDLPPVDADPDKVMQVVANVVENAVRHGSGTVRVHVGRWGEDTDHLAVTVTDEGDGIAPELRQRIFTKFWTEGTGGGSGLGLYIVRGLVRAHGGTIVVDDRPGGGARIVTTWPVAHSVQP; encoded by the coding sequence GTGAGCGACCCCCTCGACCCTCTCGATCTCCTGCCGGACGGTGTCGTGCTCGCCGGCGCCGACGGCACGGTGCGCGCGGTCAACGCCGTCGCGGCCACCATGCTGGCCGTCGACCGCGGCGACGCGGTCGGCCGGCCGCTCGACGAGGTGCTCGCGCTCACCGACCACGACGCGCGGACCTGGACCGACGCGAACGCCCCCTACGTCGGGCTTTCAACGCGCAGCGGGATCCCCGAGCAGTCCTGGCTGCTGCCCGACGGGACCGAGGTGCTGGTGACCGCCCGCCTGCACCGCGAGGTCCGCAACGGCCCGGTCTCCGCCGTGGCCGTCGACCTGCGCTCGGGCCGGGGCCGGGCCCGACTCGACCGCGACCGCTCCGACCTGGTCGCCACCCTCGCCCACGAGCTGCGCTCGCCGCTCACGGGCGTCAAGGGCTTCGTGCAGGCACTGCTCAACCGCTGGGACAAGCTCACCGACGAGCAGAAGCGGCTGATGCTCACCACCGCCAGCGCCGACGCCGACCGGCTCAGCCGGCTGATCACCGAGCTCCTCGACGTCGCCCGGATCGACACCGGACGCCTCCAGCTGCACCGCCGCCCCACGGAGCTGGGCCGCAAGACCGAGCTGGTCCGCGACTCGATCGCCGTGGTGACGTCCACCCCGATCGAGCTGGAGGTCGAGCCGGACCTGCCGCCGGTCGACGCCGACCCGGACAAGGTGATGCAGGTCGTCGCCAATGTCGTCGAGAACGCCGTGCGCCACGGCAGCGGCACCGTCCGGGTCCACGTCGGCCGCTGGGGCGAGGACACCGACCACCTCGCCGTCACGGTCACCGACGAGGGCGACGGCATCGCGCCGGAGCTGCGCCAACGGATCTTCACGAAGTTCTGGACCGAGGGCACCGGCGGCGGCTCCGGCCTCGGCCTCTACATCGTGCGTGGCCTGGTCCGCGCCCACGGCGGCACCATCGTCGTCGACGACCGCCCCGGCGGCGGCGCCCGGATCGTGACGACCTGGCCGGTCGCGCACTCCGTGCAACCATGA
- a CDS encoding TrmH family RNA methyltransferase: MTPLTAGNTRVKEARKLHRRPERSGRRCFLADGPKAVEGALGAGVVVEVFATPVAAAQYADLLASAPLTLVDDRAMSGLSDSVNPAGLVAVCRFLDADLPAAPRLLSICADVRDPGNAGTVIRTSDAAGAEAVVLAGDSVDPYNPKTVRATVGSLFHLPVVLERDPAAAVRRAQAAGLTVLAADGAGEIELFDADELLARPTAWLFGNEAWGLPEELAALADHRVRIPILGAAESLNLATAAAVCLYASARAMMGA, encoded by the coding sequence ATGACTCCTCTGACCGCGGGCAACACCCGCGTCAAGGAAGCACGCAAGCTGCACCGCCGTCCGGAGCGATCCGGGCGGCGGTGTTTCCTTGCCGACGGCCCGAAGGCCGTCGAGGGCGCGCTCGGCGCCGGTGTCGTGGTCGAGGTGTTCGCGACCCCCGTCGCCGCCGCGCAGTACGCCGACCTGCTGGCGAGTGCCCCGCTCACCCTGGTCGACGACCGGGCGATGAGCGGCCTGAGCGACAGCGTCAACCCCGCCGGCCTGGTCGCGGTGTGCCGCTTCCTCGACGCCGACCTGCCGGCCGCGCCGCGGCTGCTGTCGATCTGCGCCGACGTGCGCGACCCCGGCAACGCCGGCACCGTGATCCGCACGAGCGACGCCGCGGGTGCCGAGGCCGTGGTCCTCGCGGGCGACTCGGTCGACCCCTACAACCCCAAGACGGTCCGGGCCACGGTCGGCAGCCTGTTCCACCTGCCGGTGGTGCTCGAGCGCGACCCGGCGGCCGCCGTACGCCGGGCCCAGGCCGCGGGCCTCACCGTGCTCGCCGCCGACGGCGCGGGGGAGATCGAGCTGTTCGACGCAGACGAGCTGCTGGCCCGGCCCACCGCCTGGCTGTTCGGCAACGAGGCATGGGGGCTGCCCGAGGAGCTCGCGGCGCTGGCCGACCACCGGGTCCGGATCCCGATTCTCGGCGCCGCCGAGTCGCTCAACCTCGCCACCGCCGCCGCGGTCTGTCTCTACGCCAGCGCCCGCGCCATGATGGGCGCGTGA
- the rplT gene encoding 50S ribosomal protein L20, translated as MARVKRAVNAAKKRRTTLDRASGYRGQRSRLYRKAKEQVTHSLVYSYNDRKKNKGNFRRLWIQRINAAARAEGLTYNRFIQGLNLAGIEVDRKILADLAVNDAPAFAAIVAQAKAALPEDVNAPKVSA; from the coding sequence ATGGCACGCGTCAAGCGCGCAGTGAACGCGGCGAAGAAGCGTCGTACCACCCTCGACCGGGCCAGCGGCTACCGCGGCCAGCGTTCGCGGCTGTACCGCAAGGCCAAGGAGCAGGTCACCCACTCCCTGGTCTACAGCTACAACGACCGCAAGAAGAACAAGGGCAACTTCCGCCGCCTGTGGATCCAGCGGATCAACGCGGCCGCCCGTGCCGAGGGCCTGACCTACAACCGCTTCATCCAGGGTCTCAACCTGGCCGGCATCGAGGTCGACCGCAAGATCCTCGCCGACCTCGCCGTCAACGACGCGCCCGCCTTCGCCGCCATCGTGGCCCAGGCCAAGGCCGCGCTGCCCGAGGACGTCAACGCGCCCAAGGTCTCTGCCTGA
- the rpmI gene encoding 50S ribosomal protein L35: MPKNKTHSGAGKRFKVTGSGKILREKAGKRHNLEKKASKVTRRLTGTVEVAKNDVPRAKKMLGL, from the coding sequence ATGCCCAAGAACAAGACGCACTCCGGCGCCGGCAAGCGGTTCAAGGTGACCGGCAGCGGCAAGATCCTTCGCGAGAAGGCCGGCAAGCGCCACAACCTCGAGAAGAAGGCCTCCAAGGTCACCCGTCGCCTCACCGGCACGGTCGAGGTCGCCAAGAACGACGTCCCGCGCGCGAAGAAGATGCTCGGTCTCTGA